One Glycine soja cultivar W05 chromosome 7, ASM419377v2, whole genome shotgun sequence genomic window, TAACCAAACAACAACGTCACATGCATACTCCAGTAACTAAGTGTTATGGTGACATCGTTCATAGGGTTGATGTGGTGTTGGGTGGCGGTGTTTGGGAGTGGCATTGGTGTTGGATGGTTGGGTGAAGGTGGGGCACAGTGGTTATAGAAGTTTGACAACTATGGTTTCCTCAAGAGAGGTAGGGGTGCCTAGTGATATGTTAGAATCATGGTTCAATTGGatcaagataaataaaaatgtaatcaaattgaatattagactaaaaattacaaattttaaaaattgaaggactaaatgattatatttttaaatgaagaaattaaaattacaaatttgataaaatagaaagaacaaaatatagttgtactttaatctatttttttattagtgtataaacactactagaaaaatgcgGATTGACGACAAAATCACATTAGTCACACTTGGTGACATATTTAGCGAATGATAACATCATGTGTCATGATCACATATCAGTGACCCTTTTAGCAACCAAAATATTCAAATGCAAAGAGAGTAGTAACTGATTTCATCGCCACATGGCTTAAACTTATAGTATGTTATTAAAACAATAGCAACTTTCACCTTAGTGACTGATTTCGTTTCAGTTGCTAATAcataatagcaacaaatatgaTGATTGATTTTTATTCTCCTTAACGACAGATTGAAATTTGGTCGCTAATCACTAGTAAAGAAAAGATTTTTGTTGCTTAGTAATTGGTGATTAACCAAGGCCTAAAAAGGCCTAGGAGTAATAGTGACCAAGACTTAATAAAGCTCAACTATAACACTAATGATTGGTTACGATTCAATTGAGAGTAAATTACACTTGCAccctttgtgtttttttaaattgcacccgataccttttttttttttgcattctaCAAAAAACATCTTAATTGTTTAACTCACATTTCATCTAGATTTCCTTCCTCCTAAACAtcgtttaataatttaacaaaaagtagaCACATGCTAGTTACAtgacttttaatgaaaatttatgtctaaaatatcatcatcttcttcctcttaaCTCCATAAAAGATATGGTATCGTTTTCAacctgaaaatattttaacactataccttttttttttccttttttctccaaTTGGATGTGAACTCACATTGTTGATACGCATGTGTTAACacccttcctcctcctcctttttcttctagttcaatttttttgtgcGTGTTGGGTCGTTTGGTTGCTGCGTTTTTGTTGGACATGTTTCCAGCAATGCctatttgtgtttttaacttctttctttgaaatatttatttttaatgactaGCTGTTTGATATAATGTCTCAATCAAAAACTACATCTTCTTCAAGTGTTAGGAACAATGAAGTAAGAGTCaaatattaaaggaaaaaattgtCATTGCCTTAAGAAAGTTCCATTCACAGGgtcaattgttaatttgttattgagTATTTAACAAAGATGTTAAGATAATTTTGTCTGttcacatattttaattaacattagTTAACGATGTTAATAGAAGAGgggtaaaagtaatataaaaaagataaatagacaCTTTTGTCCCTCAATATGTAATTCGCTGACAAATGTGTCcccgaaagatgaaaatataaaatttagtccctgaaagtgtaaaaagtgcgacaaatatatcctgAAATACTCGAATGTATAAGAAGTTAATACCTGAACGTATAAGAAGTTAATAATGAATTGTATATGAGAGAAGTTATGGAAAAACggattaaaaaatagtaaaatacagcttaagatttgaactcttatactttgattatctatctatttattcatctatcaaattgttaattaatttttaattaatcaatataactatttatttttcaaaataaaataaaattctttagttttatgatataaaaaatcgagttaccatttaaaaaaatgaaagccttttatttcttgaaatattttgtttattcaattaattattaatctttattaaatACTTTGTCACAGTATGTCAAATGAAATGTAAGATCGTTGTAACCCCTAAATCAGCGAGAGATAAACTATATGTCCCAAAGGCAAAGAATAAACCtctgtattattttattttgttttattttaaagttaaccTATGTATTAGTTTGagcattattgtattttttatttaaatttatttgggttatttatttattagtaattgttttcatttcattcatattatgtataataagtgtTGTCTCGAATGGAAGCACATAAGGTTTATCAAAAAGATTCTTTCATGtttgaggtatatatatatatatatatatatatatatatatatatatatatatatatatatatatatatatatatatattattgattaaggaaaaagacttataattacactttatctagtttaaattttgtgagattttttttataaaaaaatagttgattaaattcttttttaaaaataaataaataaataaatttggtcccGTGACCGATTGtgttttttctactcaaaactctcgacatattattttcaatctaaatatgAGGACACTTAAGTTGGAATTGtgataagaaataattttaaagattaaaagtgagaaatttagtaaaaatttgataaaattataagatataagataaagttttttttaacagcaaagattaaggtttgacaaggaagtcaaaataataaaaatatatatattaaaaggaaatttaaaaaatatattacataagtACTAAACGAATAGGAACAGTAAATTatgaacacataataataataataataataataataataataataataataataataattaatcacaatctattattaacgactgaatatatttgttgcactttttatactttcagacactaaattttacattttcatctttcaaggatGTATTTGTCAACGGAGTGGGAagacaaaaagtcaaaaaaatattatgacaaatatgcccATATGCTGGCAATCcacgttgacaatcatttcagtgatAAATTTGTCCCTCTGTGCCACgtaagttattttattaacggtggtGGACGGAAGTTAACGACatgatatatttgtcgcactttttacacttttagggactaaattttgaattttcatctttcagggacgCATTTGTCAGCGAATTACACATTGAGAGACAATAGTGACTATTTACCCTATAAAAAATGGAGGGATATCTAGTGCAATTTGAGAAAAACATAGGAGTGCGAATGTAATAAAGATGTTAAGGCAATTTTGTATGCTCACATATTTCAATTGACATTAGTTAACGATGTTAACAAATGAAGAGTAAAAGTAATGTACAAAAAGGGAGAGGCATCAAGTGTAATTTGAGAAAAAACCGAGGAGATTACTCTTCAATAAAACATAAGTCTAACACTAATGATTGGACAAGGCTTAATGAAATCCAAGTGTAACACTTATGATTGACCAATTTCCAATAAAGTTCAAGTGTAGTACTAACGATTCACCAAGGTCGAATAATACTCAAGTTTAATAGATAATTGATTATGACTCAATGAGATCTTAGTACAACATTATTGACCAAGATAAAATAAGACCCAAGTATAATACTAATGTTACAACAAAACCTAATAAGACATAAGCCTAACACTTATGATTGATCAAGGCTCAATGAGATTCATGTATAACCTTAATGATTGATTAAGGCCCAATAAAAGTCAAATGTAAAATTAATGTTCCATTAGGatccaataaaatttaaatgtaataatgtaacattatataataattaattaaaactcaaatataacaataataattcaaCAAGATGTAATAAAATCAAAGTGTAAACACAAGTCTAACACTAATGATTGGACAAGGCTCAATGAAATCCAAGTGTAACACTTATGATTGACCAATTTCCAATAAAGTTCAAGTGTAGTACTAACGATTCACCAAGGTCGAATAATACTCAAGTTTAATAGATAATTGATTATGACTCAATGAGATCTTAGTACAACATTATTGACCAAGATAAAATAAGACCCAAGTATAATACTAATGTTACAACAAAACCTAATAAGACATAAGCCTAACACTTATGATTGATCAAGGCTCAATGAGATTCATGTATAACCTTAATGATTGATTAAGGCCCAATAAAAGTCAAATGTAAAATTAATGTTCCATTAGGatccaataaaatttaaatgtaataatgtaacattatataataattaattaaaactcaaATATAACAGTAATAATTCAACAAGATGTAATAAAATCAAAGTGTAAACACATTAATATATAATGGAACCATCACCTTTAAAGTCTCCATATAACCGGTGCCTTGCACCGGTTAAAAACAACTAGTGTATTAAACTATATATGAAACTTAGCGTGGGCTCTAAGTTTGGTGGTGAGGCTAAGGCTACATATTAATATAATGGAACCATCTTATTAGTCAATATCTGCCCGGGACGTAGTACGTGTGATCTCAATCAGAGGGAATATCACGTGGTGGACCATTCCCTGTTTAAGAACATTACAAGCCCGACACTAAAAACTAGAAAGCAACGTATAATGTTATAACTAATTGTGTCTTAATCAAGTCAGATTAGCCACATGAGCATGACAAGACCATGATAACACGTATCGACTTTGAAACCAGAAGTTAAGtgaggttttttttatattttattgctTAAATATTATTCCAACCTTGTCATGAAGCTAAAAACTAGCTAGAGGGTTTGGTCTTTTGCTAGCTGTAGCTGTTAAATATACGTACTTCAAAAACTCCCAACTCAGAGTCAATGAAGAGAAACTGGTAGTACTGAGTCAAaggattaataatttaatgacaaaGATTTGCTTCATTATTATTGGTAATTCACTTTAATAATCATACTGATACAAAAGGATATTCCTGAGGAAACTTGCTCAAGTAATTAAAGCAAGCAAACAAGGATTGGCACACTTCAGCTGAATCAGCTTTATACAGTAGTATATGCTTTCCTGGGATATGATCGAGTTTCGGGTTCGTTGTCATGCTTCACCCGAATAAAGAATTTATCAAAATGGCCAGTCCAAATAaccatttgaaaaaaaacaaacgcGCTTTGTCCTGAGGGACTTTAGTTCAATTGATTCAGCAGTGCCtgagttgttgtaaattttttatatttgtcttccacagattataaaaaaaaaaaaaaaactaaacgcTTTCTGTCCTTATTCGTTCCATGAAGTCACGTATTCTTTGCAATGCAATTTCCAGCGTTTGCTCACTCATATTTGCAAAGCAGACCCTGAACCAACCTGGTTCAGAACAATGGCAAGAAGAGCCTGGAGAGATATTTAGCTTCAGTTCATGCAGAATAGCATTCCAAAGCTCCAATTCACCACCTAGTTCCCTTGATCCTTTGGCCTTATAATTCCCCAAAAGTGGACTTAGATTCATCCAGCAAAACAACCCTGCATTCCCCTTCAAGCACTCGATCCCCGCACTTCTCAACCCTTCAATGATCATTTGGTACCTCTTCCTCAGCCTCTCCCTGTTGGTCCTGATATAGTTCTCGGTGAACTTCTTATCCGACAACATAGAAGCCAACAAGTGCTGTGTCTGAGAAGATATTAAGGTGAAACTCGACATTCTCCTCGCTGTGGTCACAACCTTGTCGTTGTATGAGTAAATGGTGCCAACTCTGAAGCCAGGAAGGCCAAGGTCTTTGGACAGGCTATAAACAATGTGAACTCTTTCCGCGTCTTTGTATTGGCGAGCCTCGAGGATTTCTGCCACGCTTGTGAACTCGGAGGAAGAGAAAACCGAGCCTGAGTAGATTTCGTCTGAGACCAGATGGATGTTCTTGCGAGTCACGAAGTCAAGAATCTCCTCAAGAACCGAACGTGGAATTGTTACACCTAATGGGTTTGAAGGGTTTGTG contains:
- the LOC114419044 gene encoding 1-aminocyclopropane-1-carboxylate synthase 7-like, with the protein product MGIEMEQPCVELSKVAVSETHGEDSPYFAGWKAYDENPYDELTNPSGVIQMGLAENQVSFDLLEKYLEEHSEASTWGKGAPGFRENALFQDYHGLKTFRTAMASFMEQVRGGRAKFDPQRLVLTAGATAANELLTFILANPGDALLVPTPYYPGFDRDLRWRTGVNIVPIHCDSSNNFQITPEALEAAYKDAEAMNSKVRGVLITNPSNPLGVTIPRSVLEEILDFVTRKNIHLVSDEIYSGSVFSSSEFTSVAEILEARQYKDAERVHIVYSLSKDLGLPGFRVGTIYSYNDKVVTTARRMSSFTLISSQTQHLLASMLSDKKFTENYIRTNRERLRKRYQMIIEGLRSAGIECLKGNAGLFCWMNLSPLLGNYKAKGSRELGGELELWNAILHELKLNISPGSSCHCSEPGWFRVCFANMSEQTLEIALQRIRDFMERIRTESV